TCCTTACGGTAAAGAAGGAGCGAGTGGATGTTTCAACCACTGTTGCTGGCCGGATTGAAGAGATTCTGGTCCGACAGGGGTCATCGGTAAAAGAAGGTGAAATCGTTGCTCGATTGAAAGATGAGGGGAGAGTGTTAAAAATTGCCGCACTACGTCCAGTCGCTGGGGCAAACCTCTCCGCTCGTACCGAGCTCGAGCTGCTTTTGGCACAGGAGGATGAGTTCGAGATTCGTGCTCCGCGCTCTGGTGTCGTAGAGAAGGTCCATTCGACCAAGGGTACTTCCGTTATCGAGGGGTCTGTCCTACTCACGGTGTATGCCAATGATGATCTTGAACTCGTCGGCACTATTCGCCCAGAGCAATATAACCTCATCGACAAGCACCGGAGCATCAGTGTCTTTAACCCGCGGCTCGGCCAGGCCTTCACTGCTTCGTTCCAGGGTATCACTGGTGTCCGTGACGATCTCTTGCCAGATGGGACCATCGCACCAGTCCAGAATGACGCGGTAAAGAAAAACGAGATGTACGAAATTCGGTTCTCGCTCAATGAAAAGGAAGAAGGAGGATCCTTTATTGAAGGAGAGAAGCTCGAGGTCATCTCGGAAAACGCTGATGTCGAGCAGTTGAAGCCCCTCTATCGTCTGGCGCGGATGTGGAACAGCCTGATCCTTGGGACAGATTTCGACGCGCTCCGTAAATACAATGAAGGAAATAATAATGACATTCCCAAGACTGAAGAATCTCAGTAAGTACATCCTCGGGGCGGCCGTTATCGGCAGTTCCGTTCTTTGGTTTGTCTGGTCACAGAAGTCGGCTGATCCGATAGTCACTCCAAAACACGAAGAAGTAACCGTTTATACCCCGAAAGAGCGAAGCGTCGGGGAGCGGACCAACACCTGGTTTTCCAGCCTGTACCGACGTTTCCCGTCCGCACCACTTTTTGTCTTCCCAGGATCCTATCAGTTTACGGAAAGCGGGCTATCCATCAGTGATTCGCAGCTTGTCCCGACTGAAAAAACGCTGTACGGGAGTTTCAACCCGGTTTGTACAGTGAATGGCACCATCTCGGTCAAGAACGTCACGGTGGAACGCTATGGCGACTGGGATGTTTCCGTCGCGGTTGAGCCATCAGTGGGGGATTCTTGGAGAGCGCAGCTCGTCCAGGGTTCGCCGATCGTGAATATCTCGGACTTTGTTTCCGATATGAAACCAGCCTGTGGAGATGGTGTCCAGCCGTCAAGATATCGCCAGGACGCGATTCTCGTAAAGCGCGGCGACCAGCCGGTACTGCTTATCCAGGCGATGGATGCCGAAGCAACAGAGGGTATCGTTCTCCGGTCTGAATCTGACCGGTACCGAGTGATCCAGCTCCCAATCTCTACCGACCAATCACTCGATTTCTTCCTCGATCTCGCTTGGGATCGAGTTCTGGATACCCAGTACGACTGGTCCGAAGATCAGAGTACTGAACGTATCAGACTCGTCACGCTCACCGAGAGTGGTCAGTCGTCTCTCACCACCGTCTGGCCACATCACCGTCTGGCGGGTGTGAGTATGGCATCATTTGGGAGCTATTCGACGGTGTATGGTCGTCTTGATCTCGTCCGTTCCGATCGGATCGAATTCCGCCAGTCACGACCCGAGCTCCCGATCGGATTCAAGCCGGTAAGCGACGAGGTTGAACGGGCTAAAATCGAGGAATCTCTCCGCACGGACAGCCTGCGGTATCAAACGGAGACACCTCCATCCGGAGTGTATTTCCGTGGCGCCTGGTTTGGCGGCTTAGCGAGTCTCATCCTCTTGGCGGATGCGTACGGGCTTGAGGATGAGCGATCGAAACTGCTTGATCTACTCGAGACACATTTCCGTCCCGCGCTCGTTGACTTTGCGTATGATGATGCAAAGAAAATGCTCATTGCTGCGAAGAATTCGGAATTCGGCAACGAAAAGGGGAATGATCACCATTTTCATTACGGCTACTATCTCCGCTCGGGTGCCGTGCTCGTCCAGTATCGTCCAGAGATCCGGGGAGAGCTCGTGCCGATTCTGAACGAAATGGCGCTCGATATCGCGAATACCGATCGATCATCTGATCGTTATCCGTTCCTGCGCCACTTCTCGCCGTACGCCGGTCATTCGTGGGCGGATGGGGAAGCGCTCTTTCAGGATGGCAACAATCAAGAATCAAGCTCGGAGGCGTTGAACGCTTGGTATGCCCTCTC
This is a stretch of genomic DNA from Candidatus Moraniibacteriota bacterium. It encodes these proteins:
- a CDS encoding HlyD family efflux transporter periplasmic adaptor subunit, yielding MSQSTNRSIKTLVVNGLYLGAAFLFAFMIATQALMHKINNYELNKSLIFLTVKKERVDVSTTVAGRIEEILVRQGSSVKEGEIVARLKDEGRVLKIAALRPVAGANLSARTELELLLAQEDEFEIRAPRSGVVEKVHSTKGTSVIEGSVLLTVYANDDLELVGTIRPEQYNLIDKHRSISVFNPRLGQAFTASFQGITGVRDDLLPDGTIAPVQNDAVKKNEMYEIRFSLNEKEEGGSFIEGEKLEVISENADVEQLKPLYRLARMWNSLILGTDFDALRKYNEGNNNDIPKTEESQ